In the Malus domestica chromosome 16, GDT2T_hap1 genome, one interval contains:
- the LOC103433162 gene encoding sec14 cytosolic factor-like, with translation MESSNGNGSGKGMEVAYEEVEEEANFESDEIERNKMGIMRALVEREDPSSKDVDDFMIRRFLRARDLDIEKATNMFLKYLSWKKSFVPNGSISESEIPKQLAQNKLFMQGVDKTGRPIVVVYGGRHKQTTLEEFKRFVVYTLEKICSRMPAGKEKFVSIADIEGWGYTNSDVRGYLAALTILQDCYPERLGKLYLVHVPYVFMTAWKMVYPFIDKKTKKKIIFVENKKLNSTLLKDIDESQLPEAYGGKLPLVPIQNC, from the exons atggaatCATCGAACGGCAATGGGAGTGGGAAGGGGATGGAAGTAGCATATgaggaagtggaagaagaagcaaaCTTTGAGAGCGACGAGATAGAGAGAAACAAAATGGGAATCATGAGAGCACTTGTGGAAAGAGAAGATCCCTCCTCCAAG GATGTGGATGATTTCATGATTCGGAGATTTCTTCGGGCGCGTGATCTGGATATTGAGAAGGCTACTAACATGTTCCTCAAGTATCTgagttggaagaagtcatttgTGCCAAATGGTTCAATCTCGGAGTCAGAGATTCCAAAACAACTTGCTCAGAACAAGCTGTTTATGCAAGGTGTGGACAAGACGGGACGCCCCATTGTCGTTGTGTATGGTGGGCGGCATAAGCAGACCACACTCGAAGAGTTCAAAC GTTTTGTAGTCTACACTCTTGAAAAAATATGTTCCAG AATGCCAGCGGGAAAGGAAAAGTTTGTGTCCATTGCAGATATTGAAGGATGGGGATATACCAATAGCGATGTTCGTGGATACTTGGCAGCTCTGACAATCTTACAG GACTGCTACCCGGAGAGGCTTGGCAAGTTATATCTTGTCCATGTGCCTTATGTATTCATGACTGCTTGGAAGATGgtttacccatttattgacaaaaaaaccaaaaagaag ATCATTTTTGTCGAAAacaaaaaactgaactcaaCCCTGCTGAAAGATATCGACGAGAGCCAGCTCCCAGAGGCATATGGAGGCAAACTGCCATTAGTTCCTATCCAAAACTGCTAG
- the LOC103433160 gene encoding probable beta-1,4-xylosyltransferase IRX10, producing MRSQMWVLAVLVVCGFACGVGADQTVRTERISGSAGDVLEDNPVGRLKVYVYELPSKYNKKILQKDPRCLNHMFAAEIYMHRFLLSSPVRTHNPEEADWFYTPIYPTCDLTPTGLPLPFKSPRMMRSAIQLISTNWPYWNRTEGANHFFVVPHDFGACFHYQEEKAIKRGILPLLQRATLVQTFGQRNHVCLKDGSITIPPYAPPQKMQTHLIPQETPRSIFVYFRGLFYDINNDPEGGYYARGARAAVWENFKNNPLFDISTDHPTTYYEDMQRSIFCLCPLGWAPWSPRLVEAVVFGCIPVIIADDIVLPFADAIPWEEIGVFVAEEDVPNLDTILTSIPPEVILRKQRLLANPSMKWAMMFPQPAQPGDAFHQILNGLARKLPHDQSVYMKDDEKVLNWTAGPVGDLKPW from the exons ATGAGATCGCAAATGTGGGTTCTTGCTGTTCTTGTTGTTTGTGGTTTTGCTTGTGGAGTTGGAGCTGATCAGACTGTAAGAACAGAGCGGATTTCGG GAAGTGCTGGTGATGTCTTGGAGGATAATCCAGTTGGAAGGTTGAAGGTTTATGTGTATGAGCTACCTAGCAAATACAACAAGAAAATCCTTCAGAAAGACCCGAGATGTCTCAACCATATGTTTGCTGCTGAGATCTATATGCATCGGTTCCTCTTATCCAGCCCAGTTAGAACCCATAATCCGGAGGAAGCAGATTGGTTTTATACTCCTATCTACCCTACTTGTGACCTCACCCCCACTGGCTTGCCATTGCCCTTCAAGTCACCACGGATGATGAGAAGTGCAATACAGCTCATTTCTACAAACTGGCCTTATTGGAATCGAACGGAAGGAGCTAATCACTTCTTTGTTGTTCCCCATGACTTTGGAGCCTGCTTTCATTACCAG GAAGAGAAAGCCATTAAACGGGGGATTCTTCCGTTACTCCAGCGTGCCACCTTAGTTCAGACGTTTGGACAACGGAACCACGTATGCTTGAAGGACGGTTCAATCACAATTCCTCCATATGCTCCACCACAGAAAATGCAGACGCACCTGATTCCCCAAGAAACTCCACGGTCCATCTTTGTCTACTTCCGTGGTCTATTTTATGACATTAATAATGACCCTGAAGGTGGTTACTATGCAAG AGGTGCAAGGGCAGCTGTTTGGGAAAATTTCAAGAACAATCCACTCTTTGATATCTCCACGGACCATCCAACTACATATTACGAAGACATGCAACGATCTATATTCTGTTTATGTCCTCTTGGTTGGGCCCCTTGGAGTCCAAGGCTAGTTGAAGCAGTGGTGTTTGGCTGCATCCCTGTTATTATAGCCGACGACATTGTTCTGCCCTTTGCTGATGCTATCCCATGGGAAGAAATCGGTGTTTTTGTTGCTGAGGAAGATGTCCCTAACCTGGACACAATCCTCACTTCTATTCCACCAGAAGTAATCTTAAGGAAACAAAGATTGCTGGCGAATCCTTCGATGAAATGGGCGATGATGTTCCCACAACCTGCACAACCAGGGGATGCTTTCCATCAGATACTAAACGGGCTAGCGCGAAAACTGCCCCATGATCAAAGTGTTTACATGAAGGATGATGAAAAGGTTCTGAATTGGACAGCAGGTCCAGTGGGAGACTTGAAACCTTGGTAA